In Paractinoplanes brasiliensis, the following proteins share a genomic window:
- the gyrB gene encoding DNA topoisomerase (ATP-hydrolyzing) subunit B — translation MAENEKYGADSITVLEGLEAVRKRPGMYIGSTGERGLHHLVWEVVDNAVDEALAGYCDTIDVVLLADGGVSVTDNGRGFPVDLHPKLKKPGVEVALTVLHAGGKFDGKAYAVSGGLHGVGVSVVNALSSKMFVEIHKSGNVWRQHYTASKPGPLEKGETTSTTGSMVQFWPDPTVFETVEFDWQTIYRRLQEMAFLNRGLTINLTDERAESADDNGEPRKVTFMYAGGIADFVRHLNATKSAIHKTVVEFQAEDNEARMAVEIAMQWNESYGESVYTFANRINTHEGGTHEEGFRAALTGVVNRYGKDKKLLKGDQNLSGEDIREGLAAIISVTLANPQFEGQTKTKLGNTDMKSFVQKVANEQLADWFDRNPAEAKSIITKADQAARARIAAQQARKLARRKSLLESGSMPGKLADCQSTDPRESELFIVEGDSAGGSAKQGRNSRIQAILPIRGKILNVEKARIDRVLKNNEVQSLITALGTGIHEDFDVAKLRYHKIVLMADADVDGQHIQTLLLTLLFRFMRPLVEMGHVYLAAPPLYKIKWNKRGDDAQYAYSDRERDGLIALRQQKKPNAKPDDIQRFKGLGEMNFHELWDTTMDPATRTLRQVTLDDAAVADELFSVLMGEDVEARRSFIQRNAKDVRFLDI, via the coding sequence GTGGCAGAGAACGAGAAATACGGTGCTGATTCGATCACCGTGCTGGAGGGCCTGGAGGCGGTACGCAAGCGTCCGGGCATGTACATCGGCTCCACCGGCGAACGCGGTCTGCACCACCTGGTCTGGGAGGTCGTCGACAACGCGGTCGACGAGGCGCTGGCCGGCTACTGCGACACCATCGACGTGGTTCTGCTGGCCGACGGCGGTGTCTCGGTCACCGACAACGGCCGCGGCTTCCCGGTCGACCTGCACCCCAAGCTCAAGAAGCCGGGCGTCGAGGTCGCGCTGACCGTGCTGCACGCCGGTGGCAAGTTCGACGGCAAGGCGTACGCGGTCTCCGGCGGTCTGCACGGCGTCGGCGTGTCGGTCGTGAACGCGCTCTCCAGCAAGATGTTCGTGGAGATCCACAAGTCGGGCAACGTGTGGCGCCAGCACTACACGGCGTCCAAGCCGGGTCCGCTCGAGAAGGGCGAGACCACGAGCACCACCGGCTCGATGGTGCAGTTCTGGCCCGACCCGACGGTCTTCGAGACGGTCGAGTTCGACTGGCAGACGATCTACCGCCGCCTGCAGGAGATGGCGTTCCTCAACCGGGGCCTGACCATCAACCTCACCGACGAGCGGGCCGAGTCGGCCGACGACAACGGCGAGCCGCGCAAGGTCACTTTCATGTACGCGGGCGGCATCGCCGACTTCGTACGGCACCTGAACGCCACCAAGAGCGCCATCCACAAGACCGTCGTCGAGTTCCAGGCCGAGGACAACGAGGCCCGCATGGCGGTCGAGATCGCGATGCAGTGGAACGAGTCGTACGGCGAATCGGTCTACACGTTCGCCAACCGCATCAACACCCACGAGGGTGGCACCCATGAGGAAGGCTTCCGGGCCGCGCTGACCGGTGTCGTCAACCGGTACGGCAAGGACAAGAAGCTGCTCAAGGGCGATCAGAACCTCTCCGGTGAGGACATCCGCGAGGGGCTTGCCGCGATCATCTCGGTCACCCTGGCCAACCCGCAGTTCGAGGGCCAGACCAAGACCAAGCTCGGCAACACCGACATGAAGAGCTTCGTGCAGAAGGTCGCCAACGAGCAGCTGGCCGACTGGTTCGACCGCAATCCGGCCGAGGCGAAGTCGATCATCACGAAGGCCGACCAGGCGGCCCGGGCCCGGATCGCCGCGCAGCAGGCCCGCAAGCTGGCCCGCCGCAAGTCGCTGCTGGAGTCGGGCTCGATGCCGGGCAAGCTGGCCGACTGCCAGTCGACCGACCCGCGCGAGTCGGAGCTGTTCATCGTCGAGGGCGACTCGGCCGGTGGCTCGGCCAAGCAGGGCCGCAACAGCCGCATTCAGGCCATCCTGCCGATCCGCGGCAAGATCCTGAACGTGGAGAAGGCCCGCATCGACAGGGTGCTCAAGAACAACGAGGTCCAGTCGCTGATCACCGCGCTGGGCACCGGCATCCACGAGGACTTCGACGTCGCCAAGCTGCGCTATCACAAGATCGTGCTGATGGCCGACGCCGACGTCGACGGCCAGCACATCCAGACGCTGCTGCTCACCCTGCTGTTCCGCTTCATGCGGCCGCTGGTCGAGATGGGCCACGTCTACCTGGCCGCCCCGCCTCTCTACAAGATCAAGTGGAACAAGCGCGGCGACGACGCGCAGTACGCGTACTCCGACCGTGAGCGTGACGGTCTGATCGCTCTGCGCCAGCAGAAGAAGCCGAACGCCAAGCCCGACGACATCCAGCGGTTCAAGGGTCTGGGCGAGATGAACTTCCACGAGCTGTGGGACACGACGATGGACCCGGCCACCCGGACGCTACGCCAGGTGACGCTCGACGACGCCGCGGTGGCTGACGAGCTCTTCAGCGTGCTGATGGGCGAGGACGTCGAGGCGCGGCGCTCGTTCATCCAGCGCAACGCCAAGGACGTGCGGTTCCTCGATATCTAG
- a CDS encoding DUF721 domain-containing protein gives MARAVLDAALAKRREAARNPRRRAGATGEGQGRRLRGYSGPGPDPRDPALFGDVLQRLMKARGWERPKAEATVFGAWEKVVGPDIAKHSRPIKLDAGVLTVEAESTAWATQLRLLAAKLLRSIATEVGHNVVTKLNIHGPAAPSWSKGPRRVQGRGPRDTYG, from the coding sequence CTGGCTCGGGCCGTCCTCGACGCCGCCCTCGCCAAGCGCCGCGAGGCCGCGCGCAACCCCCGGCGACGCGCCGGCGCCACGGGGGAGGGCCAGGGCAGACGACTGCGCGGCTACTCCGGCCCCGGACCGGACCCGCGTGACCCGGCCCTCTTCGGCGACGTGCTGCAACGGCTGATGAAGGCGCGCGGCTGGGAACGCCCCAAGGCCGAGGCCACGGTCTTCGGCGCCTGGGAAAAGGTCGTCGGCCCGGACATCGCCAAGCACAGCCGCCCGATCAAGCTGGACGCCGGCGTGCTGACCGTCGAGGCCGAGTCCACCGCCTGGGCCACACAGCTGCGCCTGCTCGCCGCCAAACTGCTGCGCAGCATCGCCACCGAGGTCGGTCACAACGTCGTCACCAAGCTCAACATCCACGGCCCGGCCGCCCCCTCGTGGAGCAAGGGACCCCGCCGTGTGCAGGGCCGCGGCCCCCGCGACACGTACGGCTGA
- a CDS encoding DLW-39 family protein, producing the protein MIKKLLIVAGVVGAAALIFKKVKASSDERALWHEATTAPDLR; encoded by the coding sequence ATGATTAAGAAGCTCCTGATTGTGGCTGGTGTAGTGGGGGCCGCTGCGCTTATCTTCAAGAAGGTCAAGGCGTCCAGTGATGAGCGGGCGTTGTGGCATGAGGCGACCACGGCGCCTGACCTGCGGTAA
- a CDS encoding DUF6461 domain-containing protein codes for MAADYAWFAELADLRKGFSFVWVREVRPAQVLERMGAKELERIGWRQLVGAGDGQRGVVEKLYVGISRLDDSWTLVIEDNGTLGRVGELLRALSAGTTVVCVYKAAGEGGRFLVLEDQQTGLDFDPWAPERRTGKRAAELAGAVAAAGIGAGGDPAAGALALAERITGVRVDLGMLEERTYLFSEVPTGQRKSQ; via the coding sequence GTGGCTGCCGACTACGCCTGGTTCGCCGAGCTGGCCGATCTGCGTAAAGGGTTCAGCTTCGTGTGGGTTCGGGAAGTGCGGCCGGCTCAGGTGCTTGAGCGGATGGGGGCGAAAGAGCTTGAGCGCATTGGGTGGCGGCAGCTTGTGGGGGCGGGGGACGGGCAGCGCGGGGTGGTCGAGAAGCTCTACGTCGGGATTTCGCGGCTCGATGACTCCTGGACGTTGGTGATCGAGGACAACGGGACGTTGGGGCGCGTCGGCGAACTGCTGCGGGCCTTGTCGGCGGGGACGACGGTGGTCTGCGTTTACAAAGCGGCCGGTGAGGGCGGGCGGTTTCTGGTGCTGGAGGACCAGCAAACGGGACTCGACTTCGACCCGTGGGCGCCCGAACGGCGTACCGGGAAAAGGGCTGCTGAGCTGGCGGGCGCTGTCGCGGCGGCCGGGATCGGGGCCGGTGGGGACCCCGCGGCGGGGGCTCTCGCGCTGGCCGAGCGGATCACCGGCGTACGGGTTGATCTGGGGATGTTGGAAGAACGGACGTACTTGTTCAGCGAGGTCCCGACCGGTCAGCGAAAGAGTCAATAG
- the recF gene encoding DNA replication/repair protein RecF (All proteins in this family for which functions are known are DNA-binding proteins that assist the filamentation of RecA onto DNA for the initiation of recombination or recombinational repair.), with the protein MYVRRVELTDFRSYERVAVDLEPGVSVLVGQNGRGKTNLIEALGYVATLDSHRVATDAPLVRAGAASAVIRCAIVHEGRELLVELEIVPGKANRARLNRSPVRRPREVLGALRMVLFAPEDLELVRGDPSERRRYLDDLLVARQPRFAGVRSDYDRVVKQRNALLRTAYLTRKVGGNRGQDLSTLAVWDQHLAYHGAELLAGRIELAAALGPHLTKAYDAVAAGRAAASIAYASRLGDKLTPDRPALEQSLLASLQERRPAEIERGTTLVGPHRDDLALQLGDLPAKGYASHGESWSFALALRLAAYDLLRSDGIEPVLVLDDVFAELDGGRRERLAALVSDAAQLLVTCAVPEDVPAALRGARFDVTTGSVSRA; encoded by the coding sequence GTGTACGTACGCCGGGTCGAGCTGACCGACTTCCGTTCGTACGAGCGGGTGGCGGTCGACCTCGAACCCGGCGTGTCCGTGCTGGTCGGCCAGAACGGCAGGGGCAAGACCAACCTGATCGAGGCTCTGGGTTACGTGGCCACTCTGGACAGTCACCGCGTGGCCACCGACGCTCCCCTCGTACGGGCGGGCGCGGCCTCGGCGGTGATCCGGTGTGCGATCGTCCATGAGGGACGTGAGCTCCTGGTCGAGCTGGAGATCGTGCCCGGCAAGGCGAACCGTGCCCGGCTCAACCGCTCGCCGGTGCGGCGTCCCCGCGAGGTGCTGGGCGCTCTGCGCATGGTGCTCTTCGCGCCCGAGGATCTTGAGCTTGTACGTGGTGACCCGTCGGAACGTCGTCGTTACCTCGACGATCTGCTGGTCGCCCGGCAGCCCCGCTTCGCCGGGGTGCGCTCCGACTACGACCGCGTCGTCAAGCAACGCAACGCCCTGCTCCGGACGGCGTACCTGACCCGCAAGGTCGGCGGGAACCGTGGCCAGGATCTCTCCACGCTCGCCGTCTGGGATCAGCACCTCGCGTATCACGGTGCCGAGCTGCTGGCCGGCCGGATCGAGCTGGCCGCCGCCCTCGGGCCGCACCTGACCAAGGCGTACGACGCGGTCGCGGCCGGTCGGGCAGCGGCTTCCATCGCGTACGCGTCCCGGCTCGGCGACAAGCTCACTCCCGACCGCCCGGCGCTCGAGCAGTCCCTGCTGGCCTCGCTGCAGGAACGGCGCCCGGCCGAGATCGAGCGGGGAACCACCCTGGTCGGCCCGCACCGCGACGATCTGGCCCTGCAACTGGGCGACCTGCCGGCGAAGGGGTACGCCAGCCACGGCGAGTCCTGGTCGTTCGCGCTGGCCCTGCGGCTGGCCGCTTACGATCTGCTGCGCTCGGACGGCATCGAGCCGGTGCTGGTGCTCGACGACGTGTTCGCCGAGCTGGACGGGGGCCGCCGTGAACGCCTGGCCGCGCTGGTCTCGGACGCCGCCCAGCTGCTGGTGACCTGCGCGGTTCCCGAGGACGTGCCGGCGGCCCTGCGCGGCGCCCGCTTCGACGTGACGACGGGATCGGTGAGCCGTGCCTAG
- a CDS encoding DUF3566 domain-containing protein: MPETQAKSGATGGSATPNEAAKKDGAAPNGRDAAGRAAAPADAPATPKFTRAPGMAPPPGEPAADHDGPDSKRPGGAVKGSASVPTVTKGKGAAPGSTSGRVSVPPAGNKPGAPAGPQQRPGGDTGKPPARPTTGGPAGATGSAAVGAARVTEAVRSARSTVTSAAARGPRRARLNLKRIDPWSVMKFSFAVSVVLFIVVVVATSVLYLALDAMGVWTEVNTSLKELVTATGSEGSSSSGGFQITAWGVIGTSMLIGAVNVVLFTALATLGAFIYNVCADLVGGVELTLAERD; encoded by the coding sequence ATGCCGGAGACACAGGCGAAGTCGGGGGCCACGGGAGGCTCAGCGACTCCGAACGAGGCGGCCAAGAAGGACGGCGCCGCCCCGAACGGACGTGACGCCGCAGGTCGCGCGGCCGCCCCCGCCGATGCCCCGGCCACGCCCAAGTTCACCCGTGCGCCGGGCATGGCCCCGCCGCCGGGTGAGCCGGCCGCCGACCATGACGGTCCCGACTCGAAGCGGCCCGGTGGGGCCGTGAAGGGCTCGGCCAGTGTGCCAACCGTCACGAAAGGCAAAGGTGCTGCCCCGGGCAGCACGTCGGGCCGGGTCAGTGTGCCGCCGGCCGGGAACAAACCCGGCGCCCCCGCCGGCCCGCAGCAGCGGCCCGGCGGCGACACCGGCAAACCGCCGGCGCGTCCCACCACCGGCGGTCCGGCCGGCGCCACCGGCTCCGCCGCGGTCGGTGCGGCCCGGGTCACCGAGGCGGTCCGGTCGGCACGGTCCACGGTCACGTCGGCGGCCGCGCGCGGACCCCGGCGGGCCCGGCTCAACCTCAAGCGGATCGACCCCTGGTCCGTGATGAAGTTCTCGTTCGCTGTGTCTGTGGTGCTGTTCATCGTCGTGGTCGTGGCCACGTCGGTGCTCTACCTCGCCCTCGACGCCATGGGTGTCTGGACAGAGGTCAACACGAGCCTCAAGGAACTGGTGACGGCCACCGGAAGCGAAGGCTCGTCCTCCAGCGGTGGCTTCCAGATCACCGCGTGGGGCGTGATCGGCACGTCGATGCTGATCGGGGCGGTCAACGTGGTGCTGTTCACCGCGCTTGCCACCCTGGGCGCGTTCATCTACAACGTTTGCGCCGACCTGGTGGGCGGGGTCGAGCTGACCCTGGCCGAGCGGGACTGA
- the gnd gene encoding phosphogluconate dehydrogenase (NAD(+)-dependent, decarboxylating), translating to MQLGLIGLGRMGGNMRDRIRAAGHEVVGYDHHPENSDVANVAELVSKLTAPRVVWTMVPAGKITEDAITELAGLLEPGDIIVDGGNSKFTDDAPRAERLRPKGIKYLDVGVSGGIWGRDNGYALMVGGDAEDVAKVQPIFDALKPAGEFGFAHAGTHGAGHYAKMIHNGIEYGMMQAYGEGYEILIASELVHNVPAVIKSWREGSVVKSWLLDLLDRALDEDPTLSGLKGYVDDTGEGRWTVDEAIRLAVPAHVLAASIFNRFESRQDDSPAMKAVAALRQQFGGHAVKR from the coding sequence ATGCAGCTCGGCCTCATCGGTCTCGGCCGAATGGGTGGGAACATGCGCGACCGGATCCGTGCGGCGGGCCACGAGGTGGTCGGCTACGACCATCACCCGGAGAACAGCGACGTGGCCAACGTGGCCGAGCTGGTCTCGAAACTCACCGCTCCGCGAGTCGTCTGGACCATGGTCCCGGCCGGCAAGATCACCGAGGACGCCATCACCGAGCTCGCCGGGCTGCTCGAGCCGGGCGACATCATCGTGGACGGCGGCAACTCCAAGTTCACCGACGACGCCCCGCGGGCCGAGCGCCTCAGGCCCAAGGGCATCAAGTACCTCGACGTCGGCGTCTCCGGCGGCATCTGGGGCCGGGACAACGGGTACGCCCTGATGGTCGGCGGCGACGCGGAGGACGTGGCCAAGGTCCAGCCGATCTTCGACGCGCTCAAGCCGGCCGGCGAGTTCGGCTTCGCGCACGCCGGCACGCACGGCGCCGGCCACTACGCCAAGATGATCCACAACGGCATCGAGTACGGGATGATGCAGGCGTACGGCGAGGGTTACGAGATCCTCATCGCGTCCGAGCTCGTCCACAACGTGCCCGCCGTGATCAAGAGCTGGCGCGAGGGCTCCGTCGTCAAGTCGTGGCTGCTCGACCTGCTCGACCGGGCGCTCGACGAGGACCCGACGCTCTCCGGTCTCAAGGGTTACGTCGACGACACCGGCGAGGGCCGCTGGACGGTCGACGAGGCCATCCGCCTCGCCGTGCCCGCCCACGTCCTGGCGGCCTCGATCTTCAACCGGTTCGAGTCGCGTCAGGACGACTCGCCCGCGATGAAGGCTGTGGCGGCGCTCCGTCAGCAGTTCGGCGGCCACGCCGTCAAGCGCTGA
- a CDS encoding helix-turn-helix domain-containing protein, which produces MRTGDLLTIGEAAILLRFSRRRVLDLCARGLLPYVSIGSQRRVRRADVEALIHPVLSREELEQLWLHQAIAARLTAHPAAVLATAEINIRRLRRLHHGGSAWEWLDRWEVLLAGEPAAVLDALTSPAQYAVRLRAASPFAGVLSERERRAVLDALAESRHDQARPLPLARLERVMRAV; this is translated from the coding sequence ATGCGCACGGGCGATCTGCTCACCATCGGTGAGGCCGCGATCCTGCTGAGGTTCTCGCGGCGGCGAGTGCTGGACCTTTGCGCGCGCGGACTGCTCCCGTACGTGAGCATCGGCTCGCAACGGCGGGTGCGGCGGGCCGACGTGGAGGCGCTGATCCACCCGGTGCTGTCGCGCGAGGAACTCGAACAGTTGTGGCTGCACCAGGCGATCGCCGCACGACTCACCGCGCACCCCGCCGCGGTGCTGGCCACGGCCGAGATCAACATTCGTCGCCTCCGCCGCCTGCACCACGGCGGCAGCGCGTGGGAGTGGCTCGACCGGTGGGAGGTGCTGCTGGCCGGAGAACCCGCCGCGGTGCTGGACGCGCTAACCTCGCCGGCGCAATACGCGGTCCGGTTGCGAGCCGCGTCACCATTTGCCGGCGTACTGTCCGAAAGGGAACGTCGCGCTGTGCTCGACGCGCTGGCCGAAAGCCGTCATGACCAGGCCCGGCCCCTGCCCCTGGCGAGACTCGAGCGGGTCATGAGAGCGGTCTGA
- the gyrA gene encoding DNA gyrase subunit A, which translates to MTDTPETPDGDEAPDTGAVAQRVEPVGLEVEMQRSYLDYAMSVIVGRALPDVRDGLKPVHRKILYAMYDSGFRPDRGYVKCARVVGDVMGNYHPHGDSSIYDALVRMGQPWSLRYPLIDGNGNFGSPGNDPPAAMRYTESKLSPLAMEMLRDIDEDTVDMQDNYDGRTQEPTILPARFPNLLVNGSEGIAVGMATKIPPHNLREIAAAVQWVLDHPEADEPETLEALLDIVKGPDFPTYGLIVGKQAIQDAYRTGRGSIRMRAVVEVEEDPRGRPQLVVTELPYQVNPDNLAERVAELVKEGKLTGIADIRDESSGRTGMRLILVLKRDAVAKVVLNNLYKHTQLQETFGANMLALVDGVPRTLNLAQFIRYYVDHQIEVIRRRTAYRLRKAEERAHILRGLVKALDMLDEVIALIRRSPTVEDSRQGLMQLLDVDEVQATAILDMQLRRLAALERQRIIDELAKIEIEIADLKDILAKPERQRAIVSEELGEIVQKYGDERRTQIIPFDGEVSMEDLITREDVVVTITRTGYAKRTKVDLYRSQKRGGKGVSGATLRQDDIVSHFFVISTHDWILFFTNKGRVYRAKAYELPEAARVAKGQHVANLLAFQPDEHIAQVIQIPNYQVEPYLVLATKNGLVKKTRLEEFDSNRSGGIIAINLREDDELVGATLAAPENDLLLVSKNAQAIRFNATDEALRPMGRATSGVIGMRFSGSDELLAMEVVREGMDVLVATDGGYAKRTPIEEYPVQGRGGKGVLTAKITERRGGLVGALVIDPEDELFAITSNGGVIRTPVKPVRRTRDRNTMGVKLMDLPEGVTIVALARNADEPDEQD; encoded by the coding sequence GTGACTGACACTCCCGAGACGCCCGACGGCGACGAGGCCCCGGACACCGGCGCCGTGGCCCAGCGGGTCGAGCCCGTCGGCCTCGAGGTCGAGATGCAGCGCTCCTACCTCGACTACGCGATGAGCGTGATCGTGGGCCGCGCGCTGCCCGACGTCCGCGACGGTCTCAAGCCCGTGCACCGCAAGATTCTCTACGCGATGTACGACTCCGGCTTCCGGCCCGACCGCGGCTACGTCAAGTGCGCCCGTGTCGTCGGCGACGTGATGGGCAACTACCACCCCCACGGCGACTCGTCGATCTACGACGCCCTGGTGCGCATGGGCCAGCCGTGGTCGCTGCGCTACCCCCTGATCGACGGCAACGGCAACTTCGGCTCGCCGGGCAACGACCCGCCGGCCGCCATGCGGTACACCGAGTCGAAGCTCTCGCCGCTCGCCATGGAGATGCTGCGGGACATCGACGAGGACACCGTCGACATGCAGGACAACTACGACGGGCGTACGCAGGAGCCGACGATCCTGCCCGCGCGTTTCCCGAACCTGCTGGTCAACGGCTCCGAGGGCATCGCCGTCGGCATGGCCACCAAGATCCCGCCGCACAACCTGCGCGAGATCGCCGCCGCCGTGCAGTGGGTGCTCGACCACCCCGAGGCCGACGAGCCCGAGACGCTCGAGGCGCTGCTCGACATCGTCAAGGGCCCCGACTTCCCGACCTACGGCCTCATCGTGGGCAAGCAGGCGATCCAGGACGCGTACCGGACGGGTCGCGGCTCCATCCGCATGCGCGCGGTGGTCGAGGTGGAGGAGGACCCGCGCGGCCGGCCGCAGCTGGTCGTCACCGAGCTGCCCTACCAGGTCAACCCGGACAACCTGGCCGAGCGAGTGGCCGAGCTGGTCAAGGAGGGCAAGCTCACCGGCATCGCCGACATCCGGGACGAGTCGTCCGGGCGTACGGGAATGCGGCTGATCCTCGTCCTCAAGCGGGACGCGGTCGCCAAGGTGGTGCTGAACAACCTCTACAAGCACACCCAGCTGCAGGAGACGTTCGGCGCCAACATGCTGGCGCTGGTGGACGGGGTGCCGCGCACGCTCAACCTCGCGCAGTTCATCCGTTACTACGTCGACCACCAGATCGAGGTCATCCGCCGGCGTACGGCCTATCGCCTGCGCAAGGCCGAGGAGCGCGCCCACATCCTGCGCGGTCTGGTCAAGGCGCTCGACATGCTCGACGAGGTGATCGCCCTGATCCGGCGCTCGCCCACGGTCGAGGACTCGCGTCAGGGCCTGATGCAGCTGCTCGACGTCGACGAGGTGCAGGCCACCGCGATCCTCGACATGCAGCTGCGCCGGCTGGCCGCCCTCGAACGTCAGCGCATCATCGACGAGCTGGCGAAGATCGAGATCGAGATCGCGGACCTCAAGGACATCCTGGCCAAGCCGGAGCGGCAGCGCGCGATCGTCTCCGAGGAGCTCGGCGAGATCGTCCAGAAGTACGGCGACGAGCGACGCACTCAAATCATCCCGTTCGATGGCGAGGTCTCGATGGAGGACCTCATCACGCGCGAGGACGTTGTGGTGACGATCACACGTACGGGATATGCCAAGCGTACGAAGGTCGATCTGTACCGCTCGCAGAAGCGCGGCGGCAAGGGTGTCAGCGGTGCCACGCTGCGGCAGGACGACATCGTCTCGCACTTCTTCGTGATCTCGACCCACGACTGGATCCTGTTCTTCACCAACAAGGGCCGGGTCTATCGGGCCAAGGCGTACGAGCTGCCCGAGGCGGCCCGGGTGGCCAAGGGGCAGCACGTCGCGAACCTGCTCGCGTTCCAGCCCGACGAGCACATCGCCCAGGTCATCCAGATCCCGAATTACCAGGTGGAGCCGTACCTTGTGCTCGCCACCAAGAATGGGCTCGTGAAGAAGACCCGGCTCGAGGAATTTGACTCCAACCGCAGCGGTGGCATCATCGCCATCAACCTGCGGGAGGACGACGAGTTGGTGGGCGCGACGCTGGCGGCACCGGAGAACGATCTTCTGCTCGTCTCCAAGAACGCCCAGGCGATCCGATTCAACGCAACCGACGAGGCGCTGCGTCCTATGGGTAGGGCCACCTCGGGTGTCATCGGCATGCGCTTCAGCGGAAGCGACGAACTCCTGGCCATGGAAGTGGTCCGCGAGGGCATGGATGTGTTGGTCGCCACCGATGGTGGGTATGCGAAACGGACGCCGATCGAGGAGTATCCCGTGCAGGGCCGGGGCGGCAAGGGCGTCCTCACCGCGAAGATCACGGAACGCCGTGGTGGACTGGTGGGGGCTCTCGTGATCGACCCGGAGGATGAACTATTTGCCATCACCAGCAATGGTGGTGTCATCCGGACTCCCGTGAAGCCTGTACGGCGCACGCGGGATCGGAACACAATGGGGGTCAAGCTGATGGACCTCCCAGAAGGTGTAACCATCGTGGCGCTTGCTCGCAATGCCGACGAGCCTGACGAACAGGACTAG